From the Antennarius striatus isolate MH-2024 chromosome 15, ASM4005453v1, whole genome shotgun sequence genome, the window AGTTTGTCACAAGACTCACCtacgtgattctgccttattaaaatcgaccaaacagaAACACGAcatctgctcgttttacacactgcagtgagagcgaggagttagttagacccacCAGAGCAAGCATTAGCTGTtgcttctgttgggtttctctgtctgttaaattgctttgaaatgtctgctgatgtgattaagcgccttacaaataaaagttgattgtttatcaccatgcctctgaaaaagatgcaaaaattgGAGAGAAACCAAGTGACAATAAGTGCTTTCTTGCATTAAAAACAATcgaaagttaatgaagaaaaagagacagatattactgacagattttactgaaatttgtgcggagaaggttctgtcagcttgatgcagtgtccacaggagaatacagtatatgaatgaaaggcaaagaaaactattgagtgaaaagcaaatgtgaaaaaaaaactgtattacaacgttttttctaaaacttttttttgttttttgttttaatgactaccaggctttaacattttgataaaactaatataaaatgtttgtattttttttgttttatttaaacagttatattattaataaaaacattaaagtaaACAGTTTGTTAAgcttttatattgtactattagGAAAACTCAGTCCTTGCGTGCGCTTCTAccttatattctgttattacttttgggacgcataaatgtcatgttgggatgcccAAATTTTTCTTGAGGCACGTCCCAGGGATGCAccactttcttgaggtaaaatgaactctgtataTGTGGTTGGTACATGTTGCTGAGGGTCATGGATAGGATTCAAACACACGATGCATAAAGGAGTCACACAGATTTAGAttctatttaaatgtatttcagttTTGGTGCTGCTTTTCACCTCTGCTTGCTCATTTTAGCTGCATTATTATTTTGGTGGGTCCTCACCATTTCATGACTCTGCGCTTTGCCCTGCATCTTCTGGTGGTAGTCGAAGGTGAGCCTATCCAGAACAGAATGCTCTTCTTCATCGACCGTCTCCATGGAGCGCTCCCGGTTGATTTGGTTGATATCGAtctccttctctcctttcaGCAACGCGTTCCACCAAACCTCTGAGGCTTTACTGAGAGATAGCTGGAAGTCAGACACAGAAGAGTTAGAGACTCTCTGTGGGTTCACATCTTTAGTATTCTGGTGCATTAATAGAGCATTCCAGTCCCTTGCACCAGGTCTATGGTGCAAGTGTGATACAACTGCTGACATTATCTTCCATATGGTCAGGGCTAAGGGACGACTCAGTCTTTAGGAGTTCTGTAGTTTCATTAGTTGTTGTTACTTTAAACTGACTTCCACCAAAGTTATATTTCCATCTACTGATTAGACGATTCAGAGAGACGTGACTGCTGTCACATGTTTCTGAGTCACCCTCTAGTTTACAACCAGTCGGGAGTATCAGTGAGACATTTAAACTTCTAAGTCATGATAAGTCACATCAGTCATGCTTCAATGATTTGATGCATCGGGAGGGATTCTGTGTGCTTTTCAGTATAGTCGTGAAGTATTATGAGTGCTTTATAACACTTTCAGAACATGGAATAAATCATTATAGATGAGAATGTCTACTATATTCCTACATCttgaatggtgtgtgtgtgtgtgaactcacAACCACGCAGCGTCCCGGCTCCAGACTCCAGACAGAGTTCTCCGTGTTGATCTTGTGAGTGAATTCTCCCTCCATCAGTGTTTTCTCTTCCGCTCCCTCCCTCACAAACACTTTAATGCTGCTGGGCTGCAGCTGAACGCTGACCTGAGGACATACAGTGGGAGCAAAGATGAGCTGGAGTAACGTTGTATTAATGGGATGTCAAGCAGTGGATCACGCCGCAGTTACCTGTCGGCCCTTAATGATTGTCTTTGGCACCAACACCCGGACCTCCAGGTCAGTGTAGTCCTGAGACCAGCTGTAATTTTCTCTCTGCGCCCCGTTGTAACTGTCGGGGTTGGACTGAAACTTCTCCTGACCCCTTaaacccaaacacacaaagtcatTATTTAACCAACGAGGTAATACCCTTGTagctaaaacacaataaatgaatattacaccctaaaaatatttcatgtctgaAAACGGACTTTCAGATTTCCAGTCACAACAGAACAGACATTGATCCAAAACTGGAGGTGTAATTGCAACCGGGTATTAATCATtagcttttttcccccctgggCTGATATTAAATAGCATCACAGACAGATAACCTAGATTGAGAACCCACATTTGTATTTGCcacatttccatttctttctacTTCACAGTTCTGTTCTGATGTACTTTAAATGATAAAACCCATGTTCTTCTGACTTATCTACTGgctattgtttttattcatactGCAAAGAAATTCCTGACTGTTCTTACTCTGCCTCTGACGTCCCACAGGCTGCAGCTGCCTGGTCTTCCTGCGGTACTGGGACTGAAACCGGACCACTTCTGTTGCCGCTGTCAGACTCAGGCCTGGACGTTGCAGCAGCCAGAACTTCCTCCACCTTCACAGAGGAGCTGTCCTTCAGAGCTGCCTCCACGCTCGGCTCTTCAGACTCATGTTGAGGCTCAGCGACGACCTCCAGCTCCTGAGCCGCCGGAGGAGCACGTCgaccctcctctctcttctgtaGCTCACTCAGTTGCCTGTCTCTGTCGTGTTGGGCCAACTTCTCAAAAACCTTAAATGTCTAAGGAGGAATTAGAAAGATGGAACAGGTGAAACCAggaatttcacatttatttatttttaaaagaaaagactcCTGCTGATTTGAAACTTTGAATCTTTGGTAATTGTTAGTTTTGATTGAAGACTTGAATTGAAACTCTTATTACTGATGGACTTAAGTTGTACTGTGACTGTTGTGATGACTATGACTGGAAAAAAATCTGACCATTTTCAGACAACTATTACATAAAAAACGAACATTCTTTGACAATTGAAAGACATAACCTGACATAAGCAGAAGAAAACTGATGAATGTTTATTGTCCCTTCTGATCGGCAGCaccacaaacaaatgaacaagaaTTTCACGAATGGAGAGAAATAAAGACACTGGCTTTACCTTATGCACCATCTTCTCCGCCACACCAGGGGGGAAGCCCATCCTGTCGGTGGGACTTGATAGCAGGCGATAAAAGTCCGTCTTGCGGTACAAAAACCCAAAATAGACCCGCAGAAAGTCCTGGATGTTTCCGACATGCTGTAGGATTCCTAAGAGCGCGTTGTCGTACATCTCTGTCATCTCCGGCGGCGACGCCATCAGTGGTTTCCGTCCTAATTTAACCTTTAAACTGTCTGAAATGAATTTTTGTACAGGTCCAAACGAATGAAAGGGTTAGGGTCTTTCATCTTTCAATCTTAATCTTTAAAAGCGGGGTTTCTGTCGGCGTACCTCTAAGCATGTAACACTCTGTTCCACCGAACTGATACTTCCggtctttaattttaaaaaaatgcagagcCTGAAACAAATACTTAGACTTTTAATAAATAGGTTATACATCAggtcaaacacacagaaaattaaaaaaattaattgattttatttatgttactaTAGCCATAAATTCCGATCACCAATTTCTTGAAACGTTATTCgtattttaaacattaatgtttCTGTATCCGGTTGGTCCATGCCAACAATCATACGGGTGAAACATGGTCTAATGAATAATGGTTCCAGGCTACAGGAACCTTAGGAGAGTTCACTTCCAGGAATACCTTATATTAAAAATGCGTTCTCTGAAAAAGCTGTTTGGGTAATTCGTAGTTGTGTaataatttactgtatatacaatgaAGTGATCGTTTTTATGTCAACATAGTCACTACAATAAAATTTCAAATCAAATAGCTTCTCTCGGAAttcatctcttttctctctgaGTTTCTTTTGCCCTTATTGATTTACTCATTgtgcacaatgtgtgtgtgtgtgtgtgtgtgtgtgtgtgtgtgtgtgtgtttatgtgcttgtgtatatgtgtgtatgtatttcaGCATTTGATTTCCTTTGCATTATTGGATGTGTGAATAATGTTGACTGAACTGCTGTCAGTTCTTGTCAGTTATtgtcatgaaaaatataaaatcattacAAAACCAGAACTATTTCAGCACAGGCAACAAACTgctgacaaacacaacagttATCAGTTACATGTCAATATTTCCCCTGGAACTTTCTAGATTTTAgtgtaattataattttaaaaaaagacttttaaacTCCTGAACACACTTGCTTTGATGCTTTGATCTGGACATACAGTGATGTCACAATGACTTCGACTAACAGTCATTGAGACACAAACCTACTGTTATCACTTTCACTCTGATAATGAACAAGAGAAGACACAACTCTGTCATTGAGGACCACCAACAATCTAGGATGGACTCTGCTGTACAGACTAAGGAGTTGGACACTGGAAGCTGTCTCAGCTCCAAACAGGGTCAGTACCAGGTGCGGTACATTCTGGGACAGGGAGCTTTTGGGAAAGTTGCCGCATGCTTGAGACTGAGTGATCAGAAGAAAGTTGCCATCAAAGTGATGAAGAACCTGGATGATTTTGAAGAAGAGGTATCTGATAAAGTGCAAGCAATGTAATTCCTTTTTCTAAGCCCACTGTTAATGCTAAACTAACACATTATTAATCCCAAGGTGAATTCCTTGAAGAAACTGAGCGCGCTCGATCCAAACACGAGCAACATTGTCACCTGGTACGATTCATTTACTGACGGGATACACCATTGCCTGGTTTTTGAGCAGCTTCATTTCAGTCTTCGTGACTTTGTGAAGCACAGGTCACCCAAACATGTCCTCCTGAAGGAGATTCGACCGATTGTCCAGCAGGTATGtactcttttctctctctgctcttaTATATGCAATAAATGATTTCTTGTCATGTAGCAATAAagtaatgacttttattttgaaatacttcCAGCTTGCCATAGCTCTCCATTACTTGAAGTCTATTAAAATGACACATGCAGACCTAAAGCCGGACAATGTGATGCTGGTCAATCACACAAACAGACCCTACAGAGTCAAACTCATTGACTTTGGCTTGGCCACTCATGCATCACGTGCCATATTGTGCTCATACCTCCAGACACGTCCATACAGGTGAGAAATTGGTGACACAACTGATCTGTTGGAGATGTTTCACTGGCTGAGAAAATGGTGAAACAGAGAAGATAAACATTCTCTTTTACAAATTCACAGCCTCTGCCAGTAAATTTATGGCAGTAGTAGCAGTGATAATACACAAAAGAGTGAAAAATATAGTCACCTAACCtatttgtactgtatgtctttttCAGGTCTCCTGAAATTCTCTTGGGACTTCCGTTCACAGAGGCCATAGATATGTGGTCTCTGGGATGCTTGACTGCAGAATTGTACCTCGGCTCTTCTTTGTACCCTGGCAACAACGAGTATGATATGGTAAGTACTGCTCAAACTTAACATTTCCTCGtcaaaatttgttttcatgttttactaAATGAACCACTTTCTGATCTGAAGTGTTTATACAGTGTTTGTGGGTGACATTTGTTAGTAACTCTTCAGCACTACTCCatattttacagaaatgtgTAAAATTGCAAtgtggtgttttcttttttttttcagataagGTACATCACGGACATGCAGGGAAAACCACGGGACTCTCTGCTCAGAAAGGGCCGTAAAACAACTAGCTTTTTCAACAGATTTCACAAGTCCAGGTTCACTTTCTGGAAGCTCAAGGTATGTGTGTTCAGCTCtgtgaaatttaaatgttttgttcccTGTAAAATATTTGGTTTGTCTGCTAATATACACAATTTTACTTTACTCTGAATTTATGTTCACAACAATATTGTCCATTCAGTCCCCTCAGCAGTTTGCAAGTGAGACAGAGACTCTGCTATCCCCAAGAAGAAGGGTATTAAATTCTTTGGACGACCTCCTTCATGTAAGTCATTTTTTCAATCATTCAGATGACAATAAATGTGCCACTGTCTGAAGCACCACATTCAATCTACAATCACTACAACTACGTTTTTATTGTTCGTAATCCTGCTAGTTGATCAAAGCACCATTGATCATTGTTTGTTATGTTCCAGATTCGTAACATCAATGAGGCGTGTGCTGCAGATGGTGTTGCACAAACGAaagatgtgttcatgtttgtgacTATGCTGAAGGAAATGCTTAGCATCGATGCTGCCACAAGGATTACACCCAGACAGCTGTTGCAACATGACTTTATTACCATGAACCACATAGTCAGCCTTTACACAAAAAGCTCCCAGTAAGTTAACAATTTATGTTCACAAAGCCATTTCAAGTGTTACTAATCTCCATTGATGTCCAAATGGCACGTCTGTTGTGAAGAATTAAGCTAATATACCTAATATAACCCTTCAAAGTGGtttattattttgcttttttaacaCATATTTTGTAAGCACACAGAGGCCATAAATTCTGTTGATGCAAGGATTCCTTGTATTTCAGCACCAGGTCTTGTTTTGACATCATGAGGGTCTGTCAGAAGAACCTCAAGCCTGACAGTGGGAAACATGAGCAGAACACTCGTGGGACCAACCACTCTTTACATCGTCCTCTTACTTATTCACCTAAAACTCCAGCAGGTCcacctcctccacttcctgtggagCCTGACCTGAAACAAACCATCAGGCCACGTCCCTGTACTCAGACCCAGACCACTAGTGAGGTCAATTcagggaggaaaaggaggcTTGATAATGAAGATGGTGGCATAGATGCAAGCCCGCCTTCCTGCAAAAGGATATCTTATGGTGAATTCACCTACAAGTCATTGTCACAAACTTTACAGAGAATatgtgaaaatgtaatttatgattTAATGTCATACTTCATTTCGTTTCATGATTTACTTATGGAatcatttgacctttttttGTCTAAAAACAGTCACAAAGCCGAACATTCTCCAGATCCAGCTGAGTTCATAAACCCTGGCTGATATGACGGGACCAACCAGATAAAGAGGAGGAAGGTCTGTAGGGCAGTCCACCTCAGGCAGGTGGAGCCAGACCTAAAGTCATCTCACTCCAGGTGGAGAAGACACACCATGACAAAGACGATGATGTCAAGAGTTCTGGACACAAACAAGCAGCAAAATCTTCCATGAAGAAGCTGTTTGTGGGACTTCTTAGTTGTTTTATAACtaactatatatataaagaaataaaaacctgaAAACTTTTGacctttgtcatttttttatatcaatatagtcgcaaaaacaaaatgtcaaatcaATTGGCTTCTCCtgtaattcattaattttctctcTGAATTTTTTATACGCTTATTTATGTACACATTGTGCATATATACAtaaactgtatatatgtatgtatgtacatatagGCAGAAGTGAGCgcctgtgagcagcagtatggtttcatgccaaaaaagagtactacagatgcagtatttgctttgaggatgttgatagagaagtacagagaagtccagagggagctgcattgtgtttttgtagatgtggagaaagctgatgacagggtgtccagagaggaactgtggtattgtatgaggaagtctggagtggcagagaagtatgttagagcggtgcaggacatgtatgaggactgtaagacagtggtgaggtgtgctgtaggtgtgacagaggagttcaaggtggaggtgggactgcatcagggatcagctctgagccccttcttgttcgctatggtgatggacaggctgacagacgaggttagacaggaatctccatggactatgatgtttgcagatgacattgtgatctgcagtgagagcagggaacaggtggaggagaagctagagaggtggaggtttgtcctggaaaggagaggaatgaaggttagccgcagtaagacagagtatatgtgtgtgaatgagagggactcaagtggaagagtgaggttagagggagaagagatcaagaaggtggaggattttaagtacttagggtcaacagtccagagcaatggagagtgtggaaaagaggtgaagaagcgtgtacaggcaggatggaacagatggaggaaagtgtcaggtgtgatgtgtgatagaagagtttcagctaaaatgaaaggaaaggtgtacagaactgtggtgagaccagcgatgttgtttggtctagagacagggtcactgaggaaaagacaggagacagagctggaggtagcagagatgaagatgctgaggttctctctgggagagaccaggaaggataggatcaggaatgagtacatcagagggacagcacatgttagaggttttggagataaagtcagagaggccagactgagacggtttggacatgtccagaggagagatagtgaatatattggtagaaggacgctgagttttgaactgccaggcaggaggcctagaggaagaccaaagaggaggtttatggatgtagtgaaagaggacatgaaggtagttggtgtgagaggagaggatgcagaagacagggttagatggaggcaactgattcgctgtggcgacccctgaagggaaaagccgaaaggaaaagaagaagagttgacataaaaacaaaggtCAAACgttttcagctttttatttcattatatacACAGTTAGTTATAAAACAACTAAGGAATCCAACAAACAGATTCTTCACAGAAGATGTTGCTGCTTGTTTGTCTTCTAGCTTCTTTTTGTCTTGTGTCCGAATCTCTTGACATCATTGTCTTTGTCATGATGTGTCTTCTCCACCTGGAGTGAGATGACTTTGCTCTTTTGGATCAAATGATCTCGTAAATGAAATACATGAAGCTAAATCATCAATTAAATATTCGTATATCCTTTGTAAAGTTTGTGACAATGACTTGTAGGTGAGATCACCATAAGATATCCTTTTGAATGAAGGTGGGCTTGAATCTATGCCACCATCTTCACTATCAAGCCTCCTTTTCATCCTTGAATTGACCTCACTAGTGGTCTGGGTGCAGGGATGTGGCTTGATGACACAGGCTTGTTTCAGGTCACGCTCTACaggaggtgaaggtgatgaagtTAGAAATGGTGTAGGaggtggagctgcaggagaTGGTGATGGAGATGTTGATGAAGGAGTAGGAAGACGATGTAAAGGGTGTTTGGTCCCACGGGTGATCTGTTCATGTTTCCCACTGTCAGGTCCGAGGTTCTTCTGACAGACCCTCATGATGTCAAAACAAGACCTGATGCTGAAATACAAGGAATTGCATCAGCAGAATTCAgggcttctgtgtgtgtctaaaaTATGTTATAAACAAGCAAAATTAACAATAAAGGGTTGAAGGGTTATATTATGAATACAGGTTTAATACTTCATAACAGATGTACGATTTGGACATCGGTGGAGATTACAGTAGTAACACTTGAAATTACTTTGTGAATATAGATTGTTGACTTACTGTGAACTTTGTGAGTAGAGGCTGACTATGTGGTTCATGGTAATGAAGTCATGCTGCATCAGCTGATCGGGTGTAATCCTTGTGGCAGCATCGATGCTAAGCATTTGCTTCAGCATAgtcacaaacatgaacacatcttTCGTTTGTGCAACACCATCTGCAGCGCACGCCTCATTGATGTTACGAATCTGGAACATGACAAACAATGGTCAGTGATCCTTTGATTGACCAGCAGGATTACGAACAATAAAAACGTAGTTGtagtgattatagattgaatgTGGTGCTTCAGACAGTGGCACATCTATTTTCATCTGAATGATTGAAAAAATGACTTACATGAAGGAGGTCGTCCAAAGAACTTATCCTTTTTCTTGGGGATAGCAGAGTCTCTGCCTCATTTGCAAACAGCTGAGGGGACTGAATGGTATTGTTGTCAGCAGAATATCAAAGTAATCAGAGTAAAGTAAAATTGCGCATACTAacgtacaaaaaaaatattttacagggAACAAACCACTGAAATTTCAAAGTGCAGATCACACATAGCAGTGATGATACCTTAAGTTTCCATAAAGTGACCCCGGACTTGTGAAATTTCCTGAAAAAGCGACTTGTTTTATGACCTTTTCTGAGCAGAAAGTCCGGTGGTTTTCCCTGTGTTTCCATGATGTACCttatctgaaaaaaagaaaaaaacacaatttgacaCATGTCTGTAAAATATGGGCGAGTGCTAAAGGGCTCGTCCAGTGAATGTGGGTGACAAATGTCACCCACATTCACTGTATAAACACTTCAGATCAGAAAGTGGTTCATTcagtaaaacatgaaaacaaactttgATGAGGAAATGTTAAGTTTGAGCAGTACTTACCATATCATACTCATTGTTGCCAGGGTACAAAGAAGAGCCGAGGTACAATTCTGCAGCCAAGCAGCCCAGAGACCACATATCTATGGCCTCTGTGAACGGAAGTCCCAAGAGAATTTCAGGAGACCTGaaaaagacatacagtacaaataGGTTAGGTGACTATATTTTTCACTGCTTCACTGCTACTACTGGAATAAATGGACTGGCAGAGGCTGTGAATCTGTAAAAGAGAATGTTTATCTTCTCAGTTTCACCATTTTCTCAGCCAGAGAAACGTCCAAGAGATCAGTTGTGTCACCAATTTCTCACCTGTATGCACGTGTCTGGAGGTATGAGCACAATATGGCACGTGATGCATGAGTGGCCAAGCCAAAGTCAATGAGTTTGACTCTGTAGGGCTCGGTGGTGTGATTGACCAGCATCACGTTGTCCGGCTTGAGGTCTGCATGTGTCATTTTAATAGACTTCAAGTAATGGAGAGCTATGGCAAGCTGgaagtatttcaaaataaaagtcattactTTATTGCTACATGAcaagaaatcattttaatgcatatacagtataagagcagagagagaaaagagtaCATACCTGCTGGACAATCGGTCGAATCTCCTTCAGGAGGACATGTTTGGGTGACTTTTGGTTCACAAAGT encodes:
- the nudcd3 gene encoding nudC domain-containing protein 3, whose amino-acid sequence is MASPPEMTEMYDNALLGILQHVGNIQDFLRVYFGFLYRKTDFYRLLSSPTDRMGFPPGVAEKMVHKTFKVFEKLAQHDRDRQLSELQKREEGRRAPPAAQELEVVAEPQHESEEPSVEAALKDSSSVKVEEVLAAATSRPESDSGNRSGPVSVPVPQEDQAAAACGTSEAEGQEKFQSNPDSYNGAQRENYSWSQDYTDLEVRVLVPKTIIKGRQVSVQLQPSSIKVFVREGAEEKTLMEGEFTHKINTENSVWSLEPGRCVVLSLSKASEVWWNALLKGEKEIDINQINRERSMETVDEEEHSVLDRLTFDYHQKMQGKAQSHEMKVHEMLKKGWDAEGSPFKGQQFDPSMFDIPPGAVQF